The sequence below is a genomic window from Candidatus Terasakiella magnetica.
GCTACATTCGTTATTGGTGATGTCGCTGTTCCTCTAACGACGACTGTTGTTGAGGGAGCGGTTGATGTTGTTGGCGATAATCCAGATACGGCTGTGAAGGCATTGGGAGGGCTAATACCCTGAAGGATTACCTTGGCTTTAGACATAAGAAAACCCGTCTCTTCAAAAGAAGGACGGGCTATTCTTTAAAACTTAAGCGAACTACTTAAATTAAGCAGCTTTTTTAGCTTGAGCTTTTTTAACGCGGCTTTTCAAACGACGTGCTTCGCGTGGCAGCTTGTCAGCTGCTGTGTCGAGCAAGTAAGCATCAAGACCACCTTTGTGTTCGATGGTGCGCAGCGCAGAAGCGCTAACACGCAGGCCTACAGAAACGCCCAAAGCATCGCTAACCAAAGTTACATCTTGCAGGTTTGGCAAGAAACGACGACGAGTGCGGTTCTTAGCGTGGCTTACATTGTTGCCAGTTTGAACGCCTTTACCAGTAAGGGAGCAGCGACGTGCCATAATAAAAATCCTTAATCTCAAAAATACTGAAGGTGGGGCCAGACATAGTCCCGCCCTCATGAGAGACCCGCGTTTTACGCAAATGTTACAGGCGCGTCAAGGTGAATCTGACTCTTTTTATGAAGAAAATTGACATTCTATCCAAAAAGGTCATCCTCACAAAAGCTGAGTTGGCGCATCATAGTCGAAATACCAGCTTTTCCAACATAAAATACAACAAGGCAGGGGACCTGTTGCATGACCTATCTCTATCTCGCCATTGCTATTGTTGCAGAGGTGGTTGCCACATCCGCACTTAAAGCCTCAGAAGAATTCACACGTTTGTGGCC
It includes:
- the rpmB gene encoding 50S ribosomal protein L28; this translates as MARRCSLTGKGVQTGNNVSHAKNRTRRRFLPNLQDVTLVSDALGVSVGLRVSASALRTIEHKGGLDAYLLDTAADKLPREARRLKSRVKKAQAKKAA